In Candidatus Pantoea floridensis, a single genomic region encodes these proteins:
- a CDS encoding aldehyde dehydrogenase family protein, with translation MTDNVISRNPTNGEILATYTLQSPAELEASLQQSADAFAEWRYTAMPQRVKVLRQLAEQIRQRQDELAKMATLEMGKPIAQARAEVLKCANLCDWYAEHGPAILADKPTLVENQQAWQSFRPLGAILAVMPWNFPYWQVLRGAVSMLLAGNTYVLKHAPSVMGSANLMSSLFDATDLPKGGFTVINVDNEGVSAAIKDPRIAAVAVTGSVRAGGAIAAQAGAVLKKTVLELGGADPFIVLADADLDAAVASAVTGRYQNTGQVCMAAKRFIIEESVAEAFEARFSAAVQALKIGDPLDEETYIGPMARYDLRDELDHQVQQTLQEGARLVLGGHKIEGAGNYYAPTILADVTPAMTAFQQEIFGPVAAITVARDAQHALELANNSEFGLSATVWSSNETVANELAEKLETGAVFINGNGASDPRVAIGGVKKSGYGRELSSFGVHEFCNIQTVWKNRR, from the coding sequence ATGACTGACAACGTTATCTCACGCAATCCCACTAACGGCGAAATCCTCGCAACCTATACACTGCAAAGCCCTGCTGAACTTGAGGCTTCACTGCAACAAAGCGCAGATGCATTTGCTGAATGGCGTTATACCGCCATGCCGCAGCGTGTGAAAGTGTTGCGTCAGCTCGCTGAACAGATCCGCCAGCGCCAGGATGAGCTGGCGAAAATGGCCACGTTAGAGATGGGTAAACCCATTGCTCAGGCGCGGGCAGAAGTACTGAAATGTGCCAACCTTTGTGACTGGTACGCCGAACACGGCCCAGCGATCCTTGCAGATAAACCCACACTGGTAGAAAACCAGCAGGCATGGCAATCGTTTCGGCCTCTCGGCGCGATCCTCGCGGTTATGCCATGGAATTTCCCATACTGGCAGGTTCTGCGCGGTGCAGTCAGCATGCTGCTGGCAGGTAACACCTATGTATTGAAACATGCTCCAAGTGTGATGGGCTCTGCCAACTTAATGTCATCATTGTTTGATGCCACCGACCTGCCTAAAGGCGGTTTTACCGTGATTAACGTCGATAACGAAGGCGTATCCGCGGCCATTAAAGATCCACGTATCGCTGCCGTCGCGGTTACAGGCAGCGTGCGTGCTGGCGGAGCTATTGCGGCACAAGCCGGTGCGGTACTGAAGAAAACCGTATTAGAACTCGGTGGGGCAGATCCATTTATCGTGCTTGCGGATGCCGACCTGGACGCAGCAGTGGCCTCAGCGGTCACAGGACGCTACCAGAACACCGGACAGGTGTGCATGGCGGCCAAGCGCTTCATTATTGAAGAGAGCGTTGCAGAAGCGTTTGAGGCGCGTTTTAGCGCTGCGGTGCAGGCACTCAAGATCGGCGATCCTTTAGACGAAGAAACCTACATCGGCCCGATGGCGCGTTACGATCTGCGTGATGAATTGGATCATCAGGTTCAGCAAACCCTTCAGGAAGGTGCTCGTTTGGTCTTAGGCGGTCATAAAATTGAAGGCGCAGGTAACTATTATGCGCCGACGATCCTCGCGGATGTCACTCCTGCAATGACCGCGTTTCAGCAAGAAATTTTTGGACCGGTTGCAGCCATAACGGTGGCTCGCGATGCACAACACGCTCTGGAGCTCGCCAATAACAGCGAATTTGGTCTGAGCGCTACCGTGTGGAGTAGCAATGAAACCGTTGCTAATGAGCTGGCAGAAAAGCTGGAAACCGGGGCCGTATTCATCAACGGTAACGGCGCATCCGATCCACGAGTGGCTATTGGTGGAGTGAAGAAAAGTGGTTACGGCCGTGAACTCTCCAGTTTTGGCGTACACGAGTTCTGTAACATTCAGACAGTGTGGAAAAATCGCCGCTAA
- a CDS encoding RepB family plasmid replication initiator protein has product MADKESENKALLEPFLSVTKNSGEVIQLHPNKNNTVQPVALMRLGLFVPTLKSTARGKSGAMASTDATKELKNLSLVKSEGYEKITITGARLDMDNDFKTWAGIIQSFSRYPSKGDTVTLPFIDFVKMCGIPSANSSAALRKRLDASLRRIATNTLSFEGNGKAYHTHLVQSAYYDREKDLVRIQADPKLFELYNFDHKVLLQLRAISRLKRKESAQALYTYLESLPTNPAPISLARLRMRLNLGSKTTTQNHVVRRAMEQLKEIGYLDYSEVKRGRSVFFIIHSRTPKLDGISNLESIDSLEDIEFEE; this is encoded by the coding sequence ATGGCAGATAAAGAGAGTGAAAACAAGGCGTTACTCGAGCCTTTTCTGTCGGTGACAAAAAATAGTGGTGAAGTTATTCAACTCCACCCAAATAAAAATAACACCGTACAACCGGTCGCTTTGATGCGCCTGGGTCTGTTTGTTCCTACGTTGAAATCGACCGCGCGCGGTAAGTCAGGTGCGATGGCATCGACCGATGCGACGAAAGAGCTTAAGAACCTTTCATTAGTAAAATCAGAAGGTTATGAAAAGATTACCATCACTGGCGCACGGCTGGATATGGATAATGATTTCAAAACCTGGGCCGGCATCATTCAGTCTTTCTCTCGTTATCCCTCTAAGGGTGATACCGTGACGCTGCCATTTATTGATTTTGTTAAGATGTGTGGGATCCCATCAGCAAACTCGTCAGCCGCATTACGTAAGCGTCTGGACGCGTCTTTACGACGTATTGCGACCAATACCTTGTCCTTTGAAGGTAACGGTAAAGCCTACCACACTCACCTCGTGCAATCGGCGTATTACGATCGTGAAAAGGATCTGGTACGAATCCAGGCTGATCCAAAGCTATTTGAACTCTATAATTTCGACCACAAAGTACTGTTGCAGCTGCGCGCCATTTCGCGTTTGAAGCGCAAAGAGTCAGCGCAGGCGTTGTATACCTATCTAGAAAGTTTACCGACCAATCCGGCGCCAATTTCCCTTGCGCGTCTACGTATGCGTCTCAATTTGGGATCTAAGACCACAACGCAGAATCACGTAGTACGCCGTGCGATGGAGCAATTGAAAGAGATTGGCTATCTTGATTATTCGGAAGTGAAACGTGGTCGCTCGGTGTTCTTTATCATCCATAGCAGAACGCCAAAGCTGGATGGGATCAGTAATCTTGAAAGCATCGATTCGCTGGAAGATATCGAGTTCGAAGAGTGA
- a CDS encoding AAA family ATPase: MANDEKQVLKVAQRSERMLMSLTEQIQAQKEELQENTFYQVYAKAALAKLPKLTRASVDYAVNEMEENGYPFDKRAAGSSTKYAMSIQNIIDIYHHRGVPKYRDRHPEAFSIFVGNLKGGVSKTVSTVSLAHALRAHPHLLFEDLRILVIDLDPQSSATMFLNHERSVGLVEATAAQAMLQNVSREELLNEFIVSSIIPGVDVLPASIDDAFIASRWEELCAAHLPDHNVHAVLYDNVVAKLKQDYDFIFIDSGPHLDAFLKNAIAASDLLMTPVPPAQVDFHSTLKYLTRLPELIGIIEESGAACRLQGNIGFMSKLSNKADHKLCHSLAKEIFGGDMLDAALPRLDGFERCGESFDTVISANPSTYVGSTEALKNARSAAEDFAKAVFDRIEFIRLN, from the coding sequence ATGGCTAACGATGAGAAGCAAGTTCTGAAAGTTGCACAACGTTCAGAAAGAATGCTGATGAGTTTGACCGAGCAAATTCAAGCGCAGAAAGAAGAGTTGCAGGAAAACACTTTTTATCAGGTTTACGCGAAAGCGGCGTTAGCCAAACTGCCAAAGCTAACGCGTGCGAGCGTTGATTACGCCGTTAATGAAATGGAAGAGAACGGTTATCCGTTCGATAAGCGTGCTGCAGGTAGCTCAACCAAGTATGCCATGTCGATTCAAAATATTATCGATATCTATCATCATCGCGGCGTACCCAAATATCGTGACCGCCACCCTGAAGCGTTCAGCATTTTTGTTGGTAATCTGAAAGGTGGAGTATCGAAAACCGTTTCTACGGTCTCTCTTGCTCACGCACTCCGCGCGCATCCACATTTGTTATTCGAAGATTTGCGCATTTTAGTTATCGATCTTGATCCACAATCTTCTGCAACGATGTTCCTGAACCACGAGCGTTCAGTAGGATTAGTTGAGGCAACTGCCGCCCAGGCTATGCTGCAAAACGTGAGCCGTGAAGAGTTACTTAACGAGTTCATCGTTTCATCAATTATTCCAGGCGTGGATGTGCTGCCCGCTTCTATTGATGACGCCTTCATCGCCTCACGGTGGGAAGAGCTGTGCGCCGCGCATTTGCCGGATCATAACGTCCATGCTGTGCTCTATGACAATGTAGTCGCCAAGCTGAAGCAGGATTACGACTTTATCTTTATCGATAGCGGACCGCATCTGGATGCCTTCCTCAAAAATGCCATTGCCGCTTCAGATTTGTTGATGACGCCGGTTCCACCCGCACAAGTGGATTTCCACTCTACGCTGAAGTATCTGACGCGCTTACCTGAGCTGATAGGCATCATTGAAGAATCGGGCGCGGCCTGCCGCTTGCAAGGCAATATCGGCTTCATGTCTAAACTGTCTAATAAAGCCGACCACAAGCTGTGTCACAGCCTGGCGAAAGAAATTTTTGGCGGCGATATGCTTGATGCAGCACTGCCGCGTCTGGATGGATTTGAGCGCTGTGGTGAGTCGTTTGACACCGTTATCTCAGCCAATCCATCAACCTATGTAGGCAGCACCGAAGCTTTAAAGAATGCGCGTTCAGCAGCGGAAGATTTCGCTAAAGCCGTATTTGACCGTATTGAATTCATTCGCCTGAACTGA
- a CDS encoding ParB family protein, which yields MSAKRITIGRTFSQTPLQTEKSADGHSQTFILSTGKRALFTLEHITAKEIEEKTFVKMETNGRDQSGLTPESLRDIIRTIKLQQFFPAIGVKRDDRIEILDGSRRRAAALHCKTGLDVLVTEVAITADEARRLAQDIQTAREHNLREVGMRLLSLKDSGLSQKEIAQSEGLSQAKVTRALQAASVPLELVTLFPNHSELTYPDYKALLQAYEKLQETGQTVDALIDTIGMDVDTVCARDGLAEDEVKNGILRLVRNGSQTLMQSPAKDKVVATPLWSFADKDRFARKKTRGRMFSYEFNRQSKELQEELDRVINETLNKYLNQ from the coding sequence ATGAGCGCAAAAAGAATCACGATTGGCCGCACCTTCAGCCAAACTCCTTTGCAGACTGAGAAAAGCGCCGATGGCCATTCTCAGACTTTCATTCTTTCAACGGGTAAACGTGCGCTGTTCACGCTTGAGCACATCACCGCGAAAGAGATTGAAGAAAAAACCTTCGTTAAAATGGAAACCAATGGCCGCGATCAGTCTGGCCTAACCCCTGAATCACTGCGCGACATTATCCGCACCATCAAATTGCAGCAATTCTTCCCGGCAATAGGTGTGAAGCGCGATGATCGCATTGAAATTCTGGACGGCTCCCGTCGTCGTGCAGCCGCGTTGCATTGCAAAACTGGGCTGGATGTACTGGTCACAGAGGTTGCTATTACTGCTGATGAAGCGCGCCGGTTGGCTCAGGATATTCAAACTGCGCGTGAACATAACCTGCGTGAAGTGGGTATGCGTTTACTTTCCCTTAAGGACAGTGGCTTGTCACAAAAGGAAATTGCGCAGAGTGAAGGCTTATCGCAGGCTAAGGTTACCCGTGCCCTGCAGGCCGCTAGCGTGCCGCTGGAGCTGGTGACGTTGTTCCCTAATCACTCGGAACTCACCTATCCTGATTACAAAGCATTATTGCAGGCTTACGAGAAATTGCAGGAAACGGGCCAAACGGTAGATGCGCTGATCGATACCATCGGGATGGATGTCGATACTGTATGTGCACGTGATGGGTTAGCGGAAGATGAAGTCAAGAATGGAATTCTGCGCCTGGTGCGTAATGGCAGCCAAACGCTAATGCAGTCTCCAGCGAAAGATAAAGTTGTTGCCACCCCGCTTTGGAGCTTTGCCGATAAAGATCGCTTTGCGCGCAAGAAAACGCGCGGCCGCATGTTTAGCTATGAGTTTAACCGCCAGTCCAAAGAGTTGCAGGAAGAGCTGGATAGAGTGATTAACGAGACGCTCAATAAATACCTTAACCAGTGA
- a CDS encoding sigma-54-dependent Fis family transcriptional regulator, which yields MLTTYANHTDSPRLVDPASLAFQSLLDKFAPTDATVLIVGETGTGKEVVARYLHHHSQRRHGPFLAVNCGALTESLAEAELFGHEKGAFTGATQAHPGWFESAQGGTLLLDEIGELSPSLQVKLLRVLQEREITRVGSRKSVKVDVRVIAATHVDLAQAIRERRFREDLFYRLNIAVVPLPPLRQRREDIPLLAQHFLALYSRRLGRPARHLSPDALEALLEYSWPGNIRELENTLHNAVLLSREETLTPAQLRIAGYSERGLHELSDSTLDSFLQQQLISQPQQLFDRVINSLISNALEMTDQNQTQAAALLGISRHTLRTHLANQGMIKGRRKAALSPPNAFIQGKEERELRIGYQKFGNLGVLKARQSLEHVFAEQGISVLWSEFPAGPQLLYALQNNEIDFGTTGEVPPIFAQANGSGVTYIAWEPPAPSSVGIVVPRGSDIRTVEDLRGKRISVNKGSNVHWLLLQLLEEAGIGLEELKVVYTPPKYPLTASDYVSVDAWMMWDPLLSAAESNPELRILVNGEGQVNNHQFYLARRDYVEKHDDILRQLVESLQQTGSFIDSHRHEASAMLAQELGLEMAAVERALTRRSHKTRAMAFEVIKEQQIIADRFYALGLINKPVRVRDAIWQFSSALALIE from the coding sequence ATGTTAACCACCTATGCCAACCATACCGATTCTCCACGCCTGGTCGACCCGGCTTCACTGGCGTTCCAATCTCTGCTGGATAAATTCGCTCCAACCGATGCAACCGTGCTGATAGTCGGTGAAACCGGTACGGGTAAAGAAGTGGTCGCGCGCTATTTGCATCATCATAGCCAACGGCGCCACGGCCCTTTCCTGGCGGTTAACTGTGGCGCATTAACCGAGAGCCTGGCTGAGGCGGAACTGTTCGGCCATGAGAAAGGGGCATTTACCGGTGCTACGCAGGCGCATCCCGGCTGGTTCGAATCGGCACAAGGGGGAACATTACTGCTCGATGAGATCGGTGAACTGAGTCCGTCATTGCAGGTTAAACTGCTGCGCGTTTTGCAGGAGCGTGAGATCACACGTGTAGGTTCACGCAAATCAGTAAAGGTAGATGTGCGCGTGATTGCGGCTACCCACGTTGATTTGGCGCAGGCGATCCGTGAACGGCGCTTCCGCGAAGATCTGTTTTATCGTCTCAATATTGCGGTGGTTCCTTTACCTCCGCTGCGCCAGCGTCGCGAAGACATTCCACTGCTGGCTCAACATTTCCTCGCACTCTATTCCCGCCGACTCGGACGTCCTGCAAGACACCTCTCGCCAGATGCTTTGGAAGCGCTGCTGGAATACAGCTGGCCCGGCAATATTCGTGAGCTGGAAAATACCTTACATAATGCCGTGCTGCTTAGCCGCGAAGAGACATTAACACCCGCTCAACTACGTATTGCTGGTTACAGTGAACGAGGCTTGCATGAGTTGTCAGATTCCACTCTCGACAGTTTTCTGCAACAACAGCTGATCAGCCAGCCGCAGCAACTCTTCGATCGCGTCATCAATAGCCTGATTAGTAACGCGCTTGAAATGACCGACCAGAATCAAACTCAGGCAGCGGCACTATTGGGCATTAGTCGGCACACCCTACGTACGCATTTGGCAAATCAGGGAATGATTAAAGGACGGCGCAAAGCGGCATTGTCACCACCGAATGCCTTTATTCAGGGTAAAGAAGAGCGAGAATTACGTATTGGTTATCAAAAATTTGGCAATCTGGGTGTATTGAAAGCACGTCAAAGCCTGGAACACGTCTTCGCTGAGCAGGGGATCAGTGTACTCTGGAGTGAATTTCCTGCTGGCCCACAATTGCTCTACGCACTGCAAAACAATGAGATCGACTTTGGAACCACCGGAGAGGTGCCTCCTATCTTCGCGCAAGCTAACGGCAGCGGTGTGACCTATATCGCCTGGGAACCGCCCGCACCGAGCAGCGTGGGTATTGTTGTGCCGCGCGGAAGTGATATTCGCACAGTCGAGGATCTACGCGGCAAACGCATATCGGTCAATAAAGGTTCTAACGTTCACTGGTTACTGCTGCAGTTGCTGGAAGAAGCGGGAATCGGCCTGGAGGAACTGAAAGTGGTCTACACTCCGCCAAAATATCCTTTGACGGCTAGCGATTATGTTTCGGTTGATGCATGGATGATGTGGGACCCGCTACTCAGCGCGGCAGAAAGTAATCCTGAGCTGCGCATTTTAGTTAATGGTGAAGGGCAGGTAAATAATCACCAGTTCTATCTTGCTCGTCGTGATTATGTTGAAAAGCACGATGATATTCTCAGACAGCTGGTGGAGAGCTTGCAGCAAACTGGCTCGTTCATAGATAGCCATCGTCACGAAGCATCTGCAATGTTAGCGCAAGAGCTAGGGCTGGAAATGGCAGCAGTGGAACGTGCACTGACGCGCCGCAGTCATAAAACCCGTGCAATGGCTTTTGAAGTCATAAAGGAACAGCAGATAATTGCCGACCGTTTTTATGCGTTGGGACTGATTAATAAACCGGTGCGAGTGCGTGATGCGATTTGGCAGTTTTCATCAGCGTTGGCACTCATTGAGTAG
- the ssuD gene encoding FMNH2-dependent alkanesulfonate monooxygenase, with product MADSENDKINVFWFLPTHGDGRYLGTAEGGRPVDLAYLQQVALAADNLGFYGVLIPTGKSCEDSWLVASALAPITRRLRYLVAVRPGLQPPTLAARMATTLDRLSEGRLLINVVTGGDPIENKGDGIFLNHSERYEVTKEFLDVYSRLMRGEKVDYEGKHIHVEGAEVLFPPVQENGPPLYFGGSSDAAIDVAAEQIDTYLTWGEPPAQVAEKLEVVRARAAQRGRKLEYGIRLHVIVRETEDEAKAAAEKLIAHLDEETIAQAQKIFARMDSAGQARMSALHNGSRDNLYISPNLWAGVGLVRGGAGTALVGSPEQVAERIREYQALGVTNFILSGYPHLEEAHRVAELLLPLLPLANGQQQRARTINTGPFGETIGGDKRPSKQASAS from the coding sequence ATGGCCGATTCCGAGAACGATAAAATTAATGTCTTCTGGTTTTTACCGACACACGGCGATGGACGGTACCTGGGCACCGCTGAAGGCGGTCGCCCAGTCGATTTAGCCTATCTGCAGCAAGTTGCACTCGCCGCAGACAACCTCGGCTTTTACGGCGTGTTAATTCCAACGGGCAAAAGCTGCGAGGACTCCTGGCTGGTTGCATCGGCATTAGCGCCAATTACGCGTCGTCTGCGTTATCTGGTTGCGGTACGTCCCGGTTTGCAGCCGCCTACGCTCGCCGCACGTATGGCAACCACACTGGATCGTCTGTCTGAAGGCCGTTTACTGATTAATGTGGTGACAGGCGGTGATCCGATTGAGAACAAAGGTGATGGCATTTTCCTTAACCACAGTGAACGCTATGAGGTCACCAAAGAGTTTCTGGATGTCTATAGTCGGCTGATGCGTGGCGAGAAAGTGGATTACGAAGGAAAGCACATTCACGTTGAAGGGGCAGAAGTTCTGTTCCCGCCGGTACAGGAAAACGGTCCGCCGCTCTATTTTGGTGGTTCATCTGATGCCGCTATCGATGTTGCGGCGGAGCAGATTGATACCTATCTCACCTGGGGCGAACCGCCTGCGCAGGTGGCTGAGAAGCTGGAAGTGGTGCGTGCACGTGCGGCGCAGCGCGGGCGTAAGCTTGAATACGGTATCCGCTTGCACGTTATTGTGCGCGAGACCGAAGACGAAGCCAAAGCGGCGGCAGAGAAGTTGATCGCCCACCTTGATGAAGAGACTATCGCCCAGGCGCAGAAGATCTTTGCGCGTATGGATTCCGCCGGTCAGGCGCGTATGAGCGCCTTGCACAATGGCTCGCGCGATAATCTCTACATCTCGCCGAATTTGTGGGCGGGTGTGGGGCTGGTGCGTGGTGGAGCAGGAACCGCGTTAGTCGGCAGCCCTGAACAGGTAGCTGAACGGATACGCGAATATCAGGCATTAGGCGTAACCAACTTTATCCTGTCAGGTTATCCGCATCTGGAAGAAGCCCATCGCGTGGCTGAACTGTTGTTACCGCTGCTCCCTCTGGCGAACGGACAGCAGCAGCGCGCGCGCACCATTAATACCGGCCCGTTTGGCGAAACGATTGGCGGCGATAAGCGTCCTTCAAAACAGGCGAGCGCCAGCTAA
- a CDS encoding FAD/NAD(P)-binding protein codes for MATARVIIVGGGFSGTALAIHLARQSSTALQITVVEPRPTLGGGVAYSTPEPAHRINVPAARMQLSGEEQGAFDRWFRNQPECSLDSAAHCADGAVYPQRGMFGRYLAEQFAAAAKAHPQITLRHIQASAVAWEGEQLLLSNGEALQGDVLALAVSHPPPSLPRALRPFTSHPGLIANPWQHGVLDAIKPDASVAIIGSGLSMADVVASLGTRQHQGSLIAFSRRGQLSRDNLSGDWPEWTLAPQIVPTARAWLHHIRAEVVRAAEQQLPWQRVLDQVRVQGQEIWQSLPLREQQRFARHLRSWWDVHRYRIAPQVSTVIRQRQQLGSLKVLAARLDNIAAKGDRLAIALRLRNGSVETHHVDHLIVTTGPGHAALTASQPLLQSLSQQGVIRADQLGFGIDVDGHSHTLNREGQPNARLFVVGPAARARFGELMGLPQVADHAADVATQILEELQIAHAERCPPSAL; via the coding sequence ATGGCAACTGCACGGGTGATCATCGTCGGTGGCGGCTTCAGCGGTACGGCGCTGGCGATTCATCTCGCGCGTCAGTCGTCAACTGCGTTACAGATTACAGTGGTCGAACCGCGTCCCACTCTTGGCGGCGGTGTTGCCTATTCCACACCGGAACCTGCGCATCGCATTAATGTTCCCGCTGCGCGCATGCAACTCAGTGGGGAAGAGCAGGGCGCATTTGATCGCTGGTTTCGCAATCAGCCAGAATGTTCACTGGATTCAGCAGCCCATTGCGCTGACGGCGCTGTTTATCCGCAGCGCGGTATGTTTGGACGTTATCTGGCAGAACAGTTTGCTGCGGCGGCAAAAGCGCATCCACAGATTACACTGCGCCACATTCAGGCCAGTGCGGTCGCCTGGGAAGGAGAGCAGCTGTTACTCAGTAATGGTGAGGCGTTACAGGGAGACGTGCTGGCGCTGGCGGTAAGTCATCCGCCACCGTCGTTGCCGCGTGCGTTACGGCCTTTCACGTCACATCCCGGGTTGATTGCCAATCCGTGGCAGCATGGCGTTCTCGATGCCATCAAACCTGACGCATCAGTAGCGATCATCGGAAGCGGGCTCAGTATGGCAGATGTCGTGGCGTCGTTAGGCACCCGCCAGCATCAAGGCTCGCTCATCGCCTTCTCGCGCCGTGGGCAGCTTTCTCGTGACAATCTGAGCGGTGACTGGCCGGAGTGGACGCTGGCTCCGCAGATCGTCCCTACTGCCCGCGCGTGGCTTCATCACATTCGGGCGGAAGTGGTGCGTGCCGCCGAACAGCAGTTACCGTGGCAGCGCGTGCTGGATCAGGTGCGCGTGCAGGGGCAGGAGATCTGGCAATCGTTGCCGCTGCGCGAACAGCAGCGGTTTGCTCGTCATTTACGCTCGTGGTGGGATGTTCATCGCTACCGCATTGCGCCGCAGGTTTCCACCGTCATCCGTCAACGTCAGCAGCTGGGCAGCCTGAAGGTGCTGGCTGCGCGTCTTGACAATATCGCCGCAAAGGGCGATCGGTTAGCGATCGCGTTGCGCTTACGCAATGGCTCCGTGGAGACACACCATGTCGACCATTTAATTGTCACCACCGGGCCCGGACATGCCGCCTTAACCGCCAGCCAGCCGCTGCTGCAATCGTTGAGCCAGCAAGGTGTGATTCGCGCTGACCAATTGGGTTTTGGCATCGATGTAGATGGCCATTCGCATACGCTCAACCGCGAAGGCCAGCCAAACGCGCGCCTGTTTGTGGTTGGCCCGGCTGCACGAGCGCGCTTTGGTGAACTGATGGGCTTACCGCAGGTAGCCGATCACGCCGCCGACGTGGCGACTCAGATTTTAGAAGAGTTGCAAATCGCTCACGCCGAGCGATGTCCCCCTTCAGCGCTTTAA
- a CDS encoding LLM class flavin-dependent oxidoreductase encodes MPSQREIRLNAFDMNCVGHQSPGLWAHPRDRSWQYKDLEYWVDLARLLERGKFDGLFIADVLGIYDVLNGNGDAAIRQATQVPVNDPLALITPMALVTEHLGFGLTASLSFEHPYPFARRLSTLDHLTKGRVGWNIVTSYLESGARNIGHKAQTDHDSRYDYADEYLQVVYKLLEGSWEQDAVLRDRERRIFSDPSKIHPINHQGTFFNVPGIHLCEPSPQRTPVLYQAGASSRGKQFAAEHAECVFVAAPSKVLLKKTVADIRRRAVEAGRDPYSIKIFNLQTVIVGETDLAAQAKWKEYTNWVSYEGALALVSGWTGIDFGQYQPDQVLKYIHTNAIQSAVETFSTADPDRQWTVKALADWVGIGGFGPLIVGSAETVADELQGWVEDTDVDGFNFAYALTHETFEDVVELLIPELQKRGVYKKEYVQGTLREKLFAAGPQLQAPHPGAGYRVKTSAPQEVS; translated from the coding sequence ATGCCATCGCAACGTGAAATACGCTTGAATGCATTTGATATGAACTGTGTCGGACACCAGTCGCCGGGCCTGTGGGCGCATCCGCGTGACCGCTCCTGGCAGTATAAAGATTTGGAATATTGGGTGGATTTAGCGCGCCTGTTAGAGCGCGGTAAATTCGATGGTCTGTTCATTGCCGATGTGCTTGGCATCTATGACGTATTAAACGGCAACGGCGATGCAGCTATTCGCCAGGCTACGCAGGTACCGGTTAACGATCCGCTGGCGTTGATCACGCCGATGGCGCTGGTTACGGAACACCTCGGATTTGGCCTTACCGCGTCGTTATCGTTTGAACATCCTTATCCGTTTGCACGCCGCCTGTCCACGCTCGATCACCTCACCAAAGGGCGCGTTGGGTGGAATATCGTGACTTCTTATCTTGAAAGCGGCGCACGCAATATCGGCCACAAGGCGCAAACCGATCACGATAGCCGTTACGATTACGCCGATGAATATCTGCAGGTGGTGTACAAGCTGCTGGAAGGCAGCTGGGAACAGGATGCCGTACTGCGCGATCGAGAGCGCCGTATTTTCAGCGACCCGAGCAAAATCCATCCTATCAATCATCAGGGTACCTTCTTCAACGTACCCGGTATTCACCTGTGCGAGCCTTCCCCGCAGCGCACACCCGTGTTGTATCAGGCCGGTGCTTCAAGCCGTGGCAAACAGTTTGCTGCTGAGCATGCCGAATGCGTATTCGTGGCGGCACCTTCAAAAGTGCTGCTGAAGAAAACCGTCGCGGATATCCGTCGCCGTGCCGTAGAGGCGGGACGCGATCCGTACAGTATTAAAATCTTCAATCTGCAAACCGTGATTGTTGGCGAAACCGATCTGGCGGCGCAGGCGAAATGGAAAGAGTACACCAACTGGGTCAGCTATGAAGGCGCGCTGGCGCTGGTATCAGGCTGGACCGGCATCGACTTTGGCCAGTATCAGCCGGACCAGGTATTGAAATATATCCACACCAATGCGATTCAGTCGGCGGTTGAAACCTTCTCCACCGCCGATCCCGATCGCCAGTGGACGGTTAAAGCGCTGGCGGATTGGGTTGGTATTGGCGGCTTTGGTCCATTGATTGTGGGTAGCGCGGAAACCGTCGCCGATGAGTTGCAGGGCTGGGTAGAGGATACCGACGTAGATGGCTTCAACTTTGCCTACGCGTTGACGCACGAAACCTTTGAAGATGTCGTTGAGCTACTGATTCCGGAACTGCAAAAGCGCGGCGTCTATAAAAAAGAGTACGTGCAGGGCACGCTGCGCGAAAAGCTATTCGCCGCCGGTCCACAGCTACAAGCGCCGCATCCGGGCGCGGGTTACCGCGTGAAAACCTCCGCGCCGCAGGAGGTCTCATGA